The Pseudomonas sp. IAC-BECa141 genome contains the following window.
TGCACCACGATTCCGAAACCATCATCGGGCAAGCGCTGACCATCGCCCGTGGCGACAACCTCACCGCCAGCGACGGCAGCGCGCTGCACCTGCAAGCCAACACGTTGTGCGTCCACGGTGACAACGCCAGTTCAGTGGCCGCCGTGCAACGCATTCGTCAGGCCCTGAACGAGCAGAGCGCGCCATGAATCCGCGGGTGGAAGTGGTGGCGCTGGATTGCCTGATGCTGCGCCTGTTCGATGAAATCGCCGAAACCAACATGCCGTGGATGCTCGCCGCCAGTGAGCGCTTACGCACAGTGTTCGGCGAAAAACTGATCGATCTGGTGCCCTCGTACACCACGTTGATGGTGCATTACGACCTGACCGGATTGAATCCGAATCAGGCTCGGGAGTTGATTGCCGAAGCCTTGATCGACCTGTCGCCGGATGCGCGCACCGGCGGCCAGCGTCATGTGCTGCCGGTCTGGTACGACCTGAGTGTCGGCCCGGAACTGAGCTTGCTGTCGCAACGCAGCGGTTTGTCGGTGGAAGAAGTGATTCGCCGTCACAGTGCTCGGGAATATCAGGTGTTCGCGCTCGGTTTTGCACCGGGGTTTGCCTTTATGGGGCTGGTGGAAGAAGTCCTCGCGGCACCGCGTCTGAACACCCCACGCAAGAAAGTCGCCGCCGGCAGCGTCGGCATTGCCGAACGGCAGACAGCGGCGTATCCGGTGGTGTCACCCGGTGGCTGGAACCTGATCGGTCGCACACCGGCAAAACTGTTCGACCGTGAGCGCGATGGCTACAGCCTGATGCAGCCCGGCGATACCGTGCGTTTCGAAGCAGTGAGCCACGCCGAATTCATCCGTCTTGGCGGTGACGACACGCCTCTGGAGGCCTTGGCATGAGCCGACTGACAATTGAGGCGAGTACGCCGCTGTGCCTGTTACAGGACGCCGGGCGGTTTGGCGTGCGCCATCTGGGCGTGACCCAGGGCGGCGCGGCGGACTGGCGGTCGATGGCCTGGGCCAACTGGCTGCTGGGCAACGGGCTGGATTTGCCGGTGATCGAAATCACCCTCGGCGGTTTTACGGTGGTGGCTGAAGAAGATTGCCTGCTGGCATTGGCGGGTGCCGATCTTGGCGCGCAGATCGACGGTGAGGCGTTGGCGCCGTGGCGCAGTTTCAAACTGCGCAAAGGGCAGACCTTGAAGTTCACCCAGCCGTTGCTGGGCGCGCGGGCCTATCTGGCGGCGCCCGGCGGTTTCAGTGCGCCGAAAGTGCTGGGTAGCAGTGCCACGGTGGTCCGTGAGGAACTGGGTGGTCTCGATGGTTTCGGCTTGCCATTGGCCAAGGGCGCCTCGCTGAGTTATCAGGGCGAAACCCTATTGATGCGTGAGGTTCCGGCACAGCATCTACCGGACCTGCGCCTCGACGCGCCGCTCGATCTGGTACTCGGCGCGCAGATCGGTCAGTTCAGCGGGCAGAGCCTGTTCGATGCATTCAACAAGGCCTGGACGCTGGACAGTCGCGCCGATCGCATGGGCATTCGCCTGTTGGGGACGGCGTTGCAGTATCAGGGCAAGCCGATGATTTCCGAGGGCATTCCGCTGGGCGCGGTGCAAGTGCCGCCGGATGGGCAGCCGATCGTGTTGCTCAATGACCGGCAGACCATTGGCGGTTATCCGCGACTGGGCGCGTTGACGCCGTTGGCACTGGCGCGTCTGGCACAGTGTCTGCCGGGAGCGAAGGTCAGGTTGCGCCCGGTGGTGCAGGAAGTGGCACATCGGGAACACGTCGGGTATCTGAAGCGCTTTATCGATCGCTGAAAGCATCGTCGGAACGCCGCCCGGAGCAAGCCCCTCCCACAGTGTTCGAGATGTACACGAAATTCATGTACACCACCGATACCTGTGGGAGCGGGCTTGCCCGCGATAGCGTCAGTGCAGGCAGCCGATTATTTGGACAAAAACCGCATCCCTTCTTCCAGACCGCGCAACGTCAGCGGATACATCTGATCCTCGATCAAGTCCCGAACGATATTGGTCGACGATGTGTAGCCCCACGTATCTTTCGGATAAGGATTGATCCAGATGAGCTTCTTGTACTTCTCCATGAAGCGCTGCATCCACACGTAACCCGGCTCTTCGTTCCAGTGCTCGACGCTGCCGCCGGCCTGGGTGATTTCATAGGGTGCCATCGCGGCGTCACCGATGAAGATCACTTTGTAGTCGGCACCGTACTTGTGCAGCAGATCCTGGGTCGACGTGCGCTCGGAGGTGCGGCGCATGTTGTTCTTCCAGACCGATTCATAAATGAAGTTGTGGAAGTAGAAATACTCCAGGTGCTTGAACTCGGTCTTGCAGGCCGAGAACAGTTCCTCGCAGATCTTCACGTGGGCGTCCATCGAACCGCCGATGTCGAACAGCAGCAACAGCTTCACCGTGTTGCGCCGTTCCGGGCGCATCTGGATGTTCAGCAGGCCGGCGTCCTTGGCGGTGTGGTCGATGGTGCCGTCGATATCCAGCTCTTCCGCTGCGCCCTGGCGAGCGAATTTGCGCAGGCGGCGCAGGGCGACCTTGATGTTGCGGGTACCCAGCTCCACAGAGTCGTCGAGGTTTTTGTACTCGCGTTGATCCCAGACTTTCACCGCTTTGCCCTGGCGCTTGCCGGCATCGCCGACCCGGATGCCTTCCGGGTTGAAACCGCCGGAGCCGAACGGACTGGTGCCGCCGGTGCCGATCCATTTGTTGCCGCCGGCGTGGCGCTCCTTCTGTTCTTCCAGGCGTTTCTTGAACTCTTCGATCAGCTTGTCCAGACCGCCGAGGGACTGGATCTGCGCGCGTTCCTCGTCGGTCAGCGAGCGCTCGAACTCCTTGCGCAGCCAGTCTTCGGGGATCAGCGCCTGCAAGTGATCGTCGAGCTTTTCCAGGCCATTGAAGTAGGCACCGAACGCGCGGTCGAACTTGTCGAAATGCCGTTCGTCCTTCACCAGGATCGCCCGGGACAAGTAGTAGAACTCGTCCATGTCAGCGAAGGTCACGCGCTGTTTCAACGCGTTGATCAGGTCGAGCAACTCGCGCACCGACACCGGCACCTTGGCTGCACGCATTTCATTGAACAGGTTGAGCAACATGGCATCAGCCTCTTAGCGGGTGCCGCGACGGCTCATGAACGCCAGGCGCTCAAGCAGTTGCACGTCCTGTTCGTTCTTTACCAGCGCACCGGCCAGCGGCGGGATGGCTTTGGTCGGATCGCGCTCGCGCAGCACGGCTTCGCCGATGTTGTCGGCCATCAGCAGTTTCAGCCAGTCCACCAGCTCGGAGGTCGATGGCTTCTTCTTCAGGCCCGGCACCTTGCGCACGTCGAAGAACACGTCCAGCGCTTCGCTGACCAGATCCTTCTTGATGTCCGGGTAGTGAACATCGACGATTTTCTGCAGGGTGGTGCGGTCGGGGAAGGCGATGTAGTGGAAGAAGCAGCGGCGCAGGAACGCGTCCGGCAGCTCTTTCTCGTTGTTGGAGGTAATGATGATGATCGGACGCTTCTTGGCTTTGATGGTCTCGTCGATCTCGTAAACGTAGAACTCCATCTTGTCGAGTTCTTGCAGCAGGTCGTTGGGGAACTCGATGTCGGCCTTGTCGATTTCGTCGATCAGCAGAATGACGCGTTCTTCGGACTCGAACGCTTCCCAAAGCTTGCCCTTCTTCAGGTAGTTGCGCACGTCGTGGACTTTTTCATTGCCCAGTTGCGAGTCGCGCAGACGGCTGACCGCATCGTACTCGTACAGACCCTGATGGGCCTTGGTGGTGGATTTGATGTGCCAGGTGATCAGCTTGGCGCCGAACGATTCGGCCAGTTGCTCGGCGAGCATGGTCTTGCCGGTGCCCGGTTCGCCCTTGACCAGCAGCGGCCGCTCCAGGGTGATGGCGGCGTTGACCGCCAGCTTCAGGTCATCGGTGGCGACGTAGGCCTGGGTGCCTTCGAACTTCATCTGCTAATCCTCGAACGGTAACGCCGACCTGAGCGGGCAGGGCGGGGGCGAAATAATCGGATGCCCGACTATAACGCGCGGCCCGGTCAACTGTGAACGCAGACGGCTTATTCAGTCTCTGAATGGGGCGTCACATGTTGACTCGGTTTCAGCCGAGGGCCAGTTGAACAAGTGCGCTAACCCGCATCCGGCTTCGGCCGTTCATACCGCGCATTGAACGCCTGGATGAATCCATTGCGCAAAATCTGCAAAAACGCTTCGAATGCGCTGATATCTTGCTGGTGCACGCTGCCGCTGAGTTCGACCCGGGTGGCGAACTGGTTCTTGCCCTGGTTTTTCAGCACGGTTTCGGTGCCACCGACCAGTGCTTCCCAGATTGAGCGGAAGATCCCCTTGTTCTTGTTCTCGACATCCTGCTGCCAGTTGAATACGTCGACGTCGCGCAGCAGCGGTTTGATGTAGCCCTTGAGTTGGCCGTTGGTGGCGGCGGCTTCGATGACCACGTCGCCGTGGCCGGCGTTGAAGTCGAATTTGCCGTAGGCCGAGGCGAAGTCGTTCATGCGCTTGAGTTCGATGTCCCGGGCCCGCAGGCGAAATTCGAAGTCTTCGAAGTTGCTCAACGGGTCGAAGGTGGCGCTGGTTTCCAGCGGCGCATGGCCCAACAGCAGGGCTTTGCCTTCGAAGCTAGCGTCACGCTTGCCTTCCTTGTCGACCACGTTGGTCAGGTTGTAAATGCTGGCGTCGACATTGGTCGCATTCATGTTTACCGGTGGTTTGGAGTTGAAGTTGCGAAAGCTGATACGGCCATCGTTGATCTGCACCTCGTCGAGGGTGATCGGCAGCAATTTGCTCAACTGCTCGCGCCAGTCGGTGCCTTGACCGGTCTGGGAGCTCTGCTTGTTGGCGCCGCCATCAACGAAGTTCACCTGAGGTTTGAAGAATTTCACCTGCGCCACGACAGCATGGTCATACCAAAGCGAGTGCCAACTGACAGACAGGTCGATAACCGGCGCATCGACGAATGGCACCGGTACCTTGCCGTCGGCCTTGACGATTTTCAGGCCATTGATCTTGTACGCGCCGCGCCAGAGCGCCAGGTCGACGTCGGTGATCTGGCCGCGGTAGTCGCCCATGTTGGCCAGTTTGTCATTCAAGTAATCACGCACGAGGTAGGGCAGGGCGATGTGCAGGGCGACCAGTAATACAACGAGAGTGGCGAAAATCCACAATGGCCAACGGTAGCGACGCTTCATGGCAGCAAATTCCGAACGGTGTAAAGCGATTGACTGCCGCTTGCCGCAGACGTTCGGCCCGACTGGACTGAGAAGGGCAACAGGCTTACCTTGGAGCGCTGAATTCAACGCTGCACAAGGACCCAGCCATGAGCCGTATTTTTGCTGACAACGCCCATTCCATCGGTAACACGCCGCTGGTGCAGATCAACCGCATCGCGCCCCGTGGCGTGACCATTCTGGCCAAGATCGAAGGTCGCAACCCGGGCTACTCGGTCAAGTGCCGGATCGGCGCCAACATGATCTGGGACGCCGAAAGCAGCGGCAAACTCAAGCCGGGCATGACCATCGTCGAGCCGACCTCCGGCAATACCGGCATCGGTCTGGCTTTCGTGGCTGCCGCTCGTGGTTACAAATTGCTGCTGACCATGCCGGCCTCGATGAGCATCGAGCGACGCAAGGTGCTCAAGGCGCTGGGCGCCGAGCTGGTGTTGACCGAGCCCGCCAAGGGCATGAAGGGTGCCATCGAAAAGGCCGCGGAGATCGTTGCCAGCGATGCGGGCAAATATTTCATGCCGGCCCAGTTCGACAACCCGGCCAACCCGGCCATCCACGAAAAAACCACCGGCCCGGAAATCTGGAACGACACCGATGGCGCCGTTGATGTGCTGGTGGCGGGCGTCGGTACCGGCGGAACCATTACTGGTGTGTCGCGGTATATCAAGAATACGGCGGGCAAACCGATTCTGTCGGTGGCAGTGGAACCGGTGTCTTCTCCGGTGATCACCCAGGCGCTGGCAGGCGAAGAAATCAAGCCGAGCCCACACAAGATTCAGGGCATCGGTGCCGGCTTTGTGCCGAAGAACCTTGATCTGTCGATGGTTGACCGGGTCGAGCTGGTGACCGATGAGGAGTCCAAGGCCATGGCCCTGCGCCTGATGCAGGAAGAGGGGATCCTGTGCGGGATTTCCTGCGGTGCGGCCATGTCGGTGGCGGTGCGCCTGGCGGAAACCCCGGAAATGCAGGGCAAGACCATTGTCGTGGTGCTGCCCGATTCCGGTGAACGCTATCTGTCGAGCATGTTGTTCAGTGATCTGTTCACCGATCAGGAAAACCAGCAGTAAGTGGCGCGTTGATTCAGGTCAGCCAGGGTTCAGGATTGTTATGTTAAGAAATGCTTTGTTGCGCAATTCTTAACACTGAATCTTGGGTCGGGCGGGTTTTTCCCGGAGCCGGTAGTGTTTATCATGGCCGGCCGCCATCTCGGGCAAATGACATGGCGTGGCGTTGTCTTATTTCAAGGAGTTGTTGATGACCTTTTCGTTAGCCGCCAAGGTGTCGGTGTTGCTGCTGTTTGTGGGCAGCATCCTCTACGTGCATTTGCGCGGCAAGGCGCGTTTGCCGGTGCTGCGTCAGTTCGTCAACCATTCGGCGCTGTTCGCACCCTACAACGCCTTGATGTACCTGTTCTCGGGCGTGCCATCCAAACCGTATCTGGATCGCAGCAAGTTTCCGGAACTGGACGTGTTGCGCGATAACTGGGAGACCATTCGCGACGAGGCCATGCACTTGTTCGACGAGGGCTATATTCGCGCCGCCGAGAAGAACAACGATGCCGGTTTTGGTTCGTTCTTCAAGAAGGGCTGGAAGCGTTTCTACCTCAAGTGGTACGACAAACCGCTGCCATCGGCCGAAACCCTGTGCCCGAAAACCGTGGCGCTGGTCAGTGCCATCCCCAACGTCAAAGGCGCGATGTTTGCGTTGTTGCCGGGGGGCAGTCATTTGAACCCGCACCGCGATCCGTTCGCCGGTTCCCTGCGTTATCACCTGGGCCTGTCGACGCCGAACTCCGACGATTGCCGGATTTTTGTCGACGGTCAGGTCTACGCCTGGCGCGACGGTGAAGACGTGATGTTCGACGAAACCTACGTGCACTGGGTCAAGAACGAAACCGAACAGACCCGGGTGATCCTGTTCTGCGACATCGAACGTCCGCTGAGCAATCGTCTCATGACCCGCATCAACCGCTTCATCAGCGCCTGGCTGGGCCGTGCCACGGCACCGCAGAACCTCGACGACGAGCGCGTCGGCGGGATCAATCAGGCTTACGCGTGGAGCAAGAACTTCAGCGACAAGTTCAGCGGTAAGGTCAAACAGTGGAAACGCCGCAATCCAAAGGCCTACCGCGTGATGCGGCCGGTGCTGGCGGTGGTGGTGCTGACGTTGCTGGGGTATTGGCTGTTTGGTTGAGGCTGGATTTGAAAACATGAAACCGCTCCTTGTGAGCGGTTTTTTATTTTTTCTGAATCAGGGACGGCCCGCCAGCAAGCTTGGTTCATCGATGGCTGTGCCGGTTGCAATGATCTGTAAGAGCCGCCTTTGACTGGCTGTCAGCCCCGTCAGATTAGAATCCTCCCTCAATGCATGCGCTTTTTTCTTTCTGGGGGACTTTTTTATTTCTTTGCGCATGTTCCCACCTTGGTTGATCAATATTTGAGCGTTTTTCACAATACTAGGCTCCCTACTGTTTTGACAAGACGGCCCTCGTTATCCAAACCAAAGCCGAGTTGTTCGTAAATTGGTATTGCTCCCTGGAATGGTTCTTGAACCTCGATCAAGCTGCCTCCAATGATGCGGGCGTATTGCTCTATAACCAGAACGGATAACGGTGCAACACGGTTCTTCAATGGATGAGTTTCTGTGGGTCGCCCCTCCAGTCGTACGATTCGAATGCGTTGCCGACTTTTATTCGGGTTGGCAAAGCAAAGTCCGCACAGTTCGGATTCAAACCAGATCGCGATGTCGAGAGCGAGAGGTTCGCGCGATTTCCATCCAATGACTTCTTCCCATGAAAAATGCGGGCTCTTCCAACACTCGAAAGCACTCAGCGCCAACGAGTCGATGGGTTCGAAACGTATTTTCGAAAGGTCAAGTGTTGTGGGGCCAGCCATCTCCAGGTCAGTCTGGAGTTGAGTCGTGGCAAGACGGGCAAGCTTCCTGGCTTGCGATTTATACAACTGATACCGCAGATGATTGCGTTCCCTTGGCATATGATTTCGAGCATTCCATGTCTCCCCATCAGTGGGTGTAGCCGTTGCTCGACAGACTATTCAGCTCTCGTCCACCCGTCGCTGGAGGCCCTTTGCCCAAAACGTTGCAATCCATGTCGCGGGCTGGTTATAGTCGGCGCTCGTGAGTCGCACGACTCACTGTCCAACCCTCCAAAAAAGATCAGCCCAGATGCCTGCATCCCCCATCAACGCGGTAGTCGATTCAGCGGTCAACGCTGGCGTCGTGCCGTGCGGGAATCAGCAGCCTGTGCAGATCAGTCATTACCCTCCACCTGTCAGTAGCACGCCGGTGTGCGCAGTCGTATCAGCGCCGGGCGTTGGTGTTTCGGGCTGATCGGCGTTTTCTGCTGACCCCTGTGCCCGCCTGAAAAAACCTACTGAATTTCAGCTTCGGCTGAGTTGGCTATTTGCCTGACTACAGGTGGTATTCATGTTTGTCCTTTCGAAAAAGTCCGCGCTCGCGGCCGCGTCCACGAGCCTGTTCGTTCTGCTGTGGAGCAGCGGGGCGATCTTCTCCAAATGGGGCCTGGCTCACGCTTCACCGTTTGCCTTTCTGCTGATGCGTTTTGTGATTGCGCTGTGCGGACTGGTGCTGTTGGTGCCGTTGCTCAAGTTGAAGTTGCCCAAGGGCGGCAAGCCGATGCTGTACGCGATGGCCACCGGCGTGGTGCTGTTGGGTGCCTATCAGATCTTCTATTTGCTGGCGCTGGACCTGAAGGTCACCCCCGGCGTGATGGCGACCATCATGGGCGTGCAGCCGATCCTAACGGTGGTGATCATGGAGCGGCAGCGCTCGGTGAGCCGGATGTTCGGTCTGGCACTGGGATTGGCCGGTCTGATCATGGTGGTTTATCAAGGCATCGGCCTGGCCGGCATGTCGCTGGCGGGGATGCTGTTCGGTCTGCTCGCGCTGGCAAGCATGACCTTCGGCTCGATCATGCAGAAACGCATCACCGACAATCCCCTCGGTACGCTGCCGGTGCAGTACCTGGCCGGTCTGCTGCTGTGCGGGATATTCGTGCCGTTCCAGCCATTTCACTTCGAGCACAGCGCCGGTTTCATCGTGCCGGTGTTGTGGATGGGACTGGTGGTGTCCGTGCTGGCGACGTTGCTGCTGTACCGGCTGATCGCCCGGGGCAATCTGGTGAATGTCACCAGTCTGTTCTATCTGGTGCCGGCCGTGACGGCGGTGATGGATTACCTGATTTTCGGTAATCGCCTGGCCGCGTTAAGCGTACTGGGGATGCTGTTGATCATCGTCGGTCTGGTGTTCGTGTTCCGTAAATCGGCTTAACCGCCACGCATGAAAAAGGCCCGGGAGGAAACTTCCGGGCCTTTGTGCGTCTGCCAATCAGCGGGTGGCGATTTCTGCCGACTTCACCGCCGCGGGTTTCAACACCAGCCACAGCGCAACCGCGATCAACACCCCGCCATACACGTGGGCCATCGACAGCGGTTCATCGAGAAACAGCGCCCCCCACAACACGCCGAACGGCGGAATCATGAAGGTCACGGTCATCGACTTCACCGGCCCGATGGAACTCAGCAGGCGGAAGTAAATGATGTAGGCAAACGCCGTGCAGCCCAGACCCAGGCCCAGCAGCGACAGCCAGACATTCCAGCCACCCCAGCTCACCGGCGGCGCAGTGATGACGCTGTAACCGAACAGCGGCAACAGAAACAGGGTCGCACCGAGCATGCTGCCCAGCGCCGACAGACGACTGTCGAGCCCGCCGGCCTGATCCAGCCAGCGTCGGGCAAGGAACCCGGCGAAGCCATAGCAGGTCGTTGCGAGCAGGCAGGCCACCGCGCCCATCAGCAGGTGCAGATCGAACGCGACCGGGCCGGCGCGGGTCAGCACGCCCACCCCGAGCAGACCGAGGAACACGCCGGCGAGTTTGGCCAGCGTGAGTTTTTCACTGAAGAACAATCCGCCGATCAACACCCCCATCAATGGCGTGGTGGCGTTGAAGATCGCCGAATACCCGGCGGGCAGAACCTGAGCGGCGACGGAGTACATGGTTGCCGGGAGGCCCGAGTTGATAACACCCAGCAGCATCACGGTCTTGAGTTTGCCTTTGAAATCCCAGCTGATGCGCATCAGACCGAGGATCACCAGCAGGCCGACGGCGGCAATCGAAACGCGGAAGAATCCGGTCGGAACCGTACCGATCGCGGGAGCGATGATGCGCATGAACAGGAAGCTTGCGCCCCAGATGGCAGCCAGCGACAACATGCGGAAAATATCGACAGGGCTCACGGGCCACTCCTTCCTTGATCGGGACGAGAGTGTTGCCGAGGGCCCCGGCGATGGCAACCGTTAATCAGGCATTTAATGTTCTGATCAGATCACGAAACGCGTCACTAGGCCGTTGAGGTCGACGGCCAGCCGCGACAGTTCCTGACTGGCGGCAGACGTCTGGGTTGCTCCGGCAGCGGTCTGGGTCGACAGATCGCGGATGGTCACCAGGTTCTCGTCGACTTCCCGGGCCACCAGCGCCTGTTGCTCGGCGGCGCTGGCGATGACCAGATTGCGCTGGTTGATCTGCGAGATCGACGCGGTGATTTTCTCCAGTGCATGGCCGGCGCTGTTGGCACGGCGCAGGGTTTGGCTGGCCTGCTCGGCGCTGTTTTGCAATGCATCGACGGTGGCTCCGGTGCCTTGCTGGATGCTGCTGATCATCAGCTCGATTTCTTCGGTGGAGTTCTGCGTGCGCTGGGCCAGCGAGCGAACCTCGTCGGCGACTACCGCAAACCCGCGTCCGGCCTCACCGGCCCGCGCCGCTTCAATGGCGGCGTTCAGGGCCAACAGATTGGTCTGCCCGGCGATGCCGCGAATCACCTCCAGAACCTTACTGATGTCCTGGGCCTGAGTCGCAAGGCCCTCGGCCTGTTCGGAGGCGCCGAGCACGGCGCTGACCAGTTCCTGAATCGAACTGATGGTCTCACTGACCTGCACATGCCCGTGCTTGCTGTCCTCGTTCGAGGCTTCGGACGCCTCGGCGCTGGACACCGCATTGGCGGCCACTTCATCGACCGCCGTGCTCATTTCAGTGACCGCCGTGGCGGCTTGCTCGATCTGGTCGTTCTGCTGTTGCAGGCCGCGGGTGCTCTGTTCCATCACCGAACTCATTTCCTCGGCGGCGGAGGCCAGTTGTTGGGCCGACTCGCTGATGCCGCGAATGGTCGAGCGCAGATTGCCCTGCATTTCGGCCAGCGCCGTGAGCAACTGCGCCGCTTCGTCCCGGCCGTCGCTGTCGATGCGACCGCTGAGGTCTCCCGAAGCAATTCGCCGTGCCACGTTCAGCGCCTGATTGATCGGCGCGGTGATGCTGCGTGTCAGCAGCCAGGCCAGCAGTAACGTGGCAATCAGGGCGATGACGATGATCGTGGCGACAATCCACAGCGCCTGCTGATACATCGCCGCTGCGGACTTGGCCGCGGCATCCGCGCCCTGCTGATTGAGGGTGATCATCTGCTCCAGGGTTTTGTCGAGCACCGTGCCCTGCGGCGCCAGTTCATTGTTCAGGCGCGTGTAGGCCTGTTCGTTCTGTCCGGCGTCGATCTGTTTGATGATCTGGTCGAGGATGCTCAAGTACTTGGCCGTATCGGCGCTCAGACCTTCCAGCATCGTCTGTTCCTGATCGCTGGTGATCAGGGCTTTGTGGTCGTCGAGGCGCTTGAGCAGTTCCTGGCGTTGCACGGTAAGCAGGCCCTTGCTGCGTTCGCGAACGGCCGCCTGAGTGCTGGTGATCAGGCGCAGGGATTCGAGACGGATGCTGGCGATGTTAGCCGCTGTGTCATGGATGCTTTCGATGCTGGGCATCCACGACTCCTCGATCACCGCCGCGCTCTCGCGCAGGGTTTTCATCTGGCCCAGCCCGAACAGGCCGACCACCACCAGCAGACTGGCCAGAACGGCAAAACACAAACTGGCGCGCAAACCGATACGCAGATTCCGGATAGACATCAATGTGCTCCTTAGGATGAGAGAGAGGATGTCCTCGTGAACCGAGGATCTTGTTGTGAGGCGGGTAATGGCGGGGTGTATATCAAAGTGCCATCATCTTGGTAAGGCCGGACTGATATTCGAGGCCGCACGAAGTCGGCAGGCGTGGTCAATCAGGGAAAGCCGCGAACTAGAGATGTCGCTG
Protein-coding sequences here:
- the pxpB gene encoding 5-oxoprolinase subunit PxpB, encoding MNPRVEVVALDCLMLRLFDEIAETNMPWMLAASERLRTVFGEKLIDLVPSYTTLMVHYDLTGLNPNQARELIAEALIDLSPDARTGGQRHVLPVWYDLSVGPELSLLSQRSGLSVEEVIRRHSAREYQVFALGFAPGFAFMGLVEEVLAAPRLNTPRKKVAAGSVGIAERQTAAYPVVSPGGWNLIGRTPAKLFDRERDGYSLMQPGDTVRFEAVSHAEFIRLGGDDTPLEALA
- a CDS encoding biotin-dependent carboxyltransferase family protein, with the translated sequence MSRLTIEASTPLCLLQDAGRFGVRHLGVTQGGAADWRSMAWANWLLGNGLDLPVIEITLGGFTVVAEEDCLLALAGADLGAQIDGEALAPWRSFKLRKGQTLKFTQPLLGARAYLAAPGGFSAPKVLGSSATVVREELGGLDGFGLPLAKGASLSYQGETLLMREVPAQHLPDLRLDAPLDLVLGAQIGQFSGQSLFDAFNKAWTLDSRADRMGIRLLGTALQYQGKPMISEGIPLGAVQVPPDGQPIVLLNDRQTIGGYPRLGALTPLALARLAQCLPGAKVRLRPVVQEVAHREHVGYLKRFIDR
- a CDS encoding vWA domain-containing protein, producing the protein MLLNLFNEMRAAKVPVSVRELLDLINALKQRVTFADMDEFYYLSRAILVKDERHFDKFDRAFGAYFNGLEKLDDHLQALIPEDWLRKEFERSLTDEERAQIQSLGGLDKLIEEFKKRLEEQKERHAGGNKWIGTGGTSPFGSGGFNPEGIRVGDAGKRQGKAVKVWDQREYKNLDDSVELGTRNIKVALRRLRKFARQGAAEELDIDGTIDHTAKDAGLLNIQMRPERRNTVKLLLLFDIGGSMDAHVKICEELFSACKTEFKHLEYFYFHNFIYESVWKNNMRRTSERTSTQDLLHKYGADYKVIFIGDAAMAPYEITQAGGSVEHWNEEPGYVWMQRFMEKYKKLIWINPYPKDTWGYTSSTNIVRDLIEDQMYPLTLRGLEEGMRFLSK
- a CDS encoding AAA family ATPase; amino-acid sequence: MKFEGTQAYVATDDLKLAVNAAITLERPLLVKGEPGTGKTMLAEQLAESFGAKLITWHIKSTTKAHQGLYEYDAVSRLRDSQLGNEKVHDVRNYLKKGKLWEAFESEERVILLIDEIDKADIEFPNDLLQELDKMEFYVYEIDETIKAKKRPIIIITSNNEKELPDAFLRRCFFHYIAFPDRTTLQKIVDVHYPDIKKDLVSEALDVFFDVRKVPGLKKKPSTSELVDWLKLLMADNIGEAVLRERDPTKAIPPLAGALVKNEQDVQLLERLAFMSRRGTR
- a CDS encoding DUF748 domain-containing protein, which translates into the protein MKRRYRWPLWIFATLVVLLVALHIALPYLVRDYLNDKLANMGDYRGQITDVDLALWRGAYKINGLKIVKADGKVPVPFVDAPVIDLSVSWHSLWYDHAVVAQVKFFKPQVNFVDGGANKQSSQTGQGTDWREQLSKLLPITLDEVQINDGRISFRNFNSKPPVNMNATNVDASIYNLTNVVDKEGKRDASFEGKALLLGHAPLETSATFDPLSNFEDFEFRLRARDIELKRMNDFASAYGKFDFNAGHGDVVIEAAATNGQLKGYIKPLLRDVDVFNWQQDVENKNKGIFRSIWEALVGGTETVLKNQGKNQFATRVELSGSVHQQDISAFEAFLQILRNGFIQAFNARYERPKPDAG
- the cysK gene encoding cysteine synthase A, encoding MSRIFADNAHSIGNTPLVQINRIAPRGVTILAKIEGRNPGYSVKCRIGANMIWDAESSGKLKPGMTIVEPTSGNTGIGLAFVAAARGYKLLLTMPASMSIERRKVLKALGAELVLTEPAKGMKGAIEKAAEIVASDAGKYFMPAQFDNPANPAIHEKTTGPEIWNDTDGAVDVLVAGVGTGGTITGVSRYIKNTAGKPILSVAVEPVSSPVITQALAGEEIKPSPHKIQGIGAGFVPKNLDLSMVDRVELVTDEESKAMALRLMQEEGILCGISCGAAMSVAVRLAETPEMQGKTIVVVLPDSGERYLSSMLFSDLFTDQENQQ
- a CDS encoding aspartyl/asparaginyl beta-hydroxylase domain-containing protein, with product MTFSLAAKVSVLLLFVGSILYVHLRGKARLPVLRQFVNHSALFAPYNALMYLFSGVPSKPYLDRSKFPELDVLRDNWETIRDEAMHLFDEGYIRAAEKNNDAGFGSFFKKGWKRFYLKWYDKPLPSAETLCPKTVALVSAIPNVKGAMFALLPGGSHLNPHRDPFAGSLRYHLGLSTPNSDDCRIFVDGQVYAWRDGEDVMFDETYVHWVKNETEQTRVILFCDIERPLSNRLMTRINRFISAWLGRATAPQNLDDERVGGINQAYAWSKNFSDKFSGKVKQWKRRNPKAYRVMRPVLAVVVLTLLGYWLFG
- a CDS encoding DMT family transporter, with the translated sequence MFVLSKKSALAAASTSLFVLLWSSGAIFSKWGLAHASPFAFLLMRFVIALCGLVLLVPLLKLKLPKGGKPMLYAMATGVVLLGAYQIFYLLALDLKVTPGVMATIMGVQPILTVVIMERQRSVSRMFGLALGLAGLIMVVYQGIGLAGMSLAGMLFGLLALASMTFGSIMQKRITDNPLGTLPVQYLAGLLLCGIFVPFQPFHFEHSAGFIVPVLWMGLVVSVLATLLLYRLIARGNLVNVTSLFYLVPAVTAVMDYLIFGNRLAALSVLGMLLIIVGLVFVFRKSA
- a CDS encoding DMT family transporter; translation: MSPVDIFRMLSLAAIWGASFLFMRIIAPAIGTVPTGFFRVSIAAVGLLVILGLMRISWDFKGKLKTVMLLGVINSGLPATMYSVAAQVLPAGYSAIFNATTPLMGVLIGGLFFSEKLTLAKLAGVFLGLLGVGVLTRAGPVAFDLHLLMGAVACLLATTCYGFAGFLARRWLDQAGGLDSRLSALGSMLGATLFLLPLFGYSVITAPPVSWGGWNVWLSLLGLGLGCTAFAYIIYFRLLSSIGPVKSMTVTFMIPPFGVLWGALFLDEPLSMAHVYGGVLIAVALWLVLKPAAVKSAEIATR